One region of Oreochromis aureus strain Israel breed Guangdong linkage group 19, ZZ_aureus, whole genome shotgun sequence genomic DNA includes:
- the rab32b gene encoding ras-related protein Rab-32, producing the protein MGRISVTLSTEKLFKVLVIGDLGVGKSSVVMRYVNKRFDETYKASIGVDFALKTIEWDPKTVVRLQLWDIGGQERVKNMSRVYYKEAMGAVVVFDITNSSTLEAASEWKQDLDTKVRLDSGQPIPAVLLANKCDLTGRDGALVSSLDSFCKDNSFLGWFETSAKEDINIEEAGAFLVKQIMLCDTSLSTEEHHWDRIKVNQTPTESQSQSLCCVRSLFCNKEPN; encoded by the exons ATGGGAAGAATTTCGGTGACATTATCTACAGAGAagctttttaaagttttagtcATTGGGGATCTGGGGGTTGGGAAAAGCAGCGTTGTCATGCGTTATGTTAATAAACGCTTTGATGAAACATACAAAGCATCCATTGGAGTTGACTTTGCCCTAAAGACAATTGAATGGGATCCCAAGACAGTGGTGAGACTACAGCTTTGGGATATTGGAG GCCAAGAGAGGGTTAAGAACATGTCCAGAGTGTACTACAAAGAGGCGATGGGAGCAGTAGTGGTCTTTGACATTACAAACAGCAGCACCCTGGAGGCTGCCTCTGAGTGGAAGCAAGACCTGGATACCAAAGTGCGTCTTGACAGTGGCCAACCGATCCCTGCTGTCCTGCTGGCCAACAAATGCGACCTGACGGGGAGGGATGGAGCCTTGGTGTCCTCTCTGGACAGCTTTTGTAAAGACAACAGCTTCCTGGGCTGGTTTGAGACTTCTGCTAAG gaagatataaatattgaagaGGCAGGTGCCTTCCTTGTCAAACAAATAATGCTGTGTGACACCAGCCTGTCCACTGAAGAGCACCACTGGGATAGGATCAAAGTGAACCAGACTCCCACGGAGAGTCAGAGTCAGTCACTGTGCTGCGTGAGATCACTGTTCTGCAACAAAGAGCCAAACTAA